One Panicum virgatum strain AP13 chromosome 9K, P.virgatum_v5, whole genome shotgun sequence genomic region harbors:
- the LOC120650729 gene encoding cytokinin dehydrogenase 3 isoform X1, whose protein sequence is MEVSMLCTRVSLLILILSLCSPYKFIQSPMDFGPLNLLPTTTTASSDFGRILFHAPAAVLKPQSSRDISLLLSFLSGSSLSKVTVAARGAGHSIHGQAQALDGIVVEMCSLPAEIEFYKGGEISYADVSGGVMWIDLLEQSLKLGLAPRSWTDYLYLTVGGTLSNAGISGQTFKHGPQISNVLQLEVVTDFLLLCFTGRGEIVTCSPSKDADLFNAVLGGLGQFGIITRARILLQEAPQKVRWVRAFYDDFNTFTKDQELLVSMPDLVDYVEGFIVLNEQSLHSSSIAFPANVDFNPDFGTKKSPNIYYCMEFAVHDYQHKNTDVEQIVEVISRQMSHMVSQLYTVEVSYFDFLNRVRMEEMSLRSIGLWEVHHPWLNMFVPKAGINDFRDLLMDNVSPDSFEGLILIYPLLRDKWDTNTSVVLPDSGSTERVMYVVGILRSANPEGGCSHHCLQELLRRHRRIADTAGVHLGAKQYLAHHPTPSGWHQHFGWRWERFAERKTRFDPLRILGPGQGIFPRRDDSAAYGS, encoded by the exons ATGGAGGTTTCCATGCTCTGCACAAGAGTTAGCctgctcatcctcatcctctccCTCTGCTCTCCATACAAGTTCATACAGAGCCCCATGGACTTCGGCCCCTTGAACCTgctccccaccaccaccactgcgTCCAGCGATTTTGGTAGGATACTTTTCCACGCTCCAGCCGCAGTGCTGAAGCCCCAGTCCTCAAGGGACATCTCCCTGCTTCTCAGCTTCCTATCTGGCTCGTCTCTGAGCAAGGTCACGGTGGCGGCCAGGGGAGCAGGTCACTCCATTCATGGCCAGGCCCAGGCTCTAGATGGCATTGTGGTGGAGATGTGCTCTTTGCCTGCCGAGATAGAATTCTACAAAGGAGGAGAAATATCGTATGCTGATGTGAGTGGTGGGGTTATGTGGATAGACCTCCTGGAGCAGAGCTTGAAGCTTGGGTTAGCTCCAAGATCATGGACTGACTACCTCTATCTCACCGTTGGCGGAACGCTGTCCAATGCTGGCATCAGTGGGCAGACATTTAAGCACGGTCCTCAGATTAGTAATGTTCTACAGCTGGAGGTAGTCACAG ATTTTCTGTTACTCTGTTTCACAGGACGAGGGGAGATTGTGACATGCTCACCCAGCAAGGATGCGGATTTGTTCAATGCGGTTCTGGGAGGTCTTGGCCAGTTTGGCATCATAACTAGGGCCAGGATCCTGCTGCAGGAAGCTCCACAGAAA GTGAGGTGGGTGAGAGCCTTTTAtgatgatttcaacaccttCACCAAGGACCAGGAGTTGCTGGTATCCATGCCGGATTTGGTAGACTATGTGGAAGGTTTCATAGTCTTGAATGAACAATCCCTTCACAGCTCCTCCATCGCCTTCCCTGCAAATGTGGACTTCAACCCAGATTTTGGCACCAAGAAAAGCCCTAACATTTACTACTGCATGGAGTTTGCAGTCCATGATTACCAGCACAAGAACACTGATGTGGAGCAG ATTGTGGAAGTTATCTCAAGGCAGATGAGCCACATGGTGTCCCAGTTGTACACTGTGGAGGTGTCCTACTTCGATTTTCTCAATCGGGTCAGGATGGAAGAGATGAGCCTAAGGAGCATCGGGCTGTGGGAGGTACACCACCCATGGCTCAACATGTTTGTGCCAAAGGCGGGGATCAACGACTTCAGGGACCTGCTCATGGACAACGTTTCACCAGATAGCTTTGAGGGCCTGATCCTCATCTACCCACTCCTCAGAGACAA GTGGGACACCAACACATCGGTCGTGCTGCCAGATTCCGGATCCACGGAGCGGGTGATGTACGTGGTGGGCATCCTCAGGTCCGCAAACCCTGAAGGTGGCTGCTCCCACCACTGCCTCCAagagctcctccgccgccaccgccgcatcgCCGACACGGCTGGAGTTCACCTCGGCGCCAAACAGTACTTGGCTCACCACCCGACTCCGTCGGGTTGGCACCAGCACTTTGGCTGGCGGTGGGAGCGGTTCGCGGAGCGCAAGACCCGGTTCGACCCGCTACGCATCCTGGGGCCGGGCCAAGGCATATTCCCCAGGAGAGACGACAGTGCCGCGTATGGGAGCTAG
- the LOC120650729 gene encoding cytokinin dehydrogenase 3 isoform X2, which translates to MEVSMLCTRVSLLILILSLCSPYKFIQSPMDFGPLNLLPTTTTASSDFGRILFHAPAAVLKPQSSRDISLLLSFLSGSSLSKVTVAARGAGHSIHGQAQALDGIVVEMCSLPAEIEFYKGGEISYADVSGGVMWIDLLEQSLKLGLAPRSWTDYLYLTVGGTLSNAGISGQTFKHGPQISNVLQLEVVTGRGEIVTCSPSKDADLFNAVLGGLGQFGIITRARILLQEAPQKVRWVRAFYDDFNTFTKDQELLVSMPDLVDYVEGFIVLNEQSLHSSSIAFPANVDFNPDFGTKKSPNIYYCMEFAVHDYQHKNTDVEQIVEVISRQMSHMVSQLYTVEVSYFDFLNRVRMEEMSLRSIGLWEVHHPWLNMFVPKAGINDFRDLLMDNVSPDSFEGLILIYPLLRDKWDTNTSVVLPDSGSTERVMYVVGILRSANPEGGCSHHCLQELLRRHRRIADTAGVHLGAKQYLAHHPTPSGWHQHFGWRWERFAERKTRFDPLRILGPGQGIFPRRDDSAAYGS; encoded by the exons ATGGAGGTTTCCATGCTCTGCACAAGAGTTAGCctgctcatcctcatcctctccCTCTGCTCTCCATACAAGTTCATACAGAGCCCCATGGACTTCGGCCCCTTGAACCTgctccccaccaccaccactgcgTCCAGCGATTTTGGTAGGATACTTTTCCACGCTCCAGCCGCAGTGCTGAAGCCCCAGTCCTCAAGGGACATCTCCCTGCTTCTCAGCTTCCTATCTGGCTCGTCTCTGAGCAAGGTCACGGTGGCGGCCAGGGGAGCAGGTCACTCCATTCATGGCCAGGCCCAGGCTCTAGATGGCATTGTGGTGGAGATGTGCTCTTTGCCTGCCGAGATAGAATTCTACAAAGGAGGAGAAATATCGTATGCTGATGTGAGTGGTGGGGTTATGTGGATAGACCTCCTGGAGCAGAGCTTGAAGCTTGGGTTAGCTCCAAGATCATGGACTGACTACCTCTATCTCACCGTTGGCGGAACGCTGTCCAATGCTGGCATCAGTGGGCAGACATTTAAGCACGGTCCTCAGATTAGTAATGTTCTACAGCTGGAGGTAGTCACAG GACGAGGGGAGATTGTGACATGCTCACCCAGCAAGGATGCGGATTTGTTCAATGCGGTTCTGGGAGGTCTTGGCCAGTTTGGCATCATAACTAGGGCCAGGATCCTGCTGCAGGAAGCTCCACAGAAA GTGAGGTGGGTGAGAGCCTTTTAtgatgatttcaacaccttCACCAAGGACCAGGAGTTGCTGGTATCCATGCCGGATTTGGTAGACTATGTGGAAGGTTTCATAGTCTTGAATGAACAATCCCTTCACAGCTCCTCCATCGCCTTCCCTGCAAATGTGGACTTCAACCCAGATTTTGGCACCAAGAAAAGCCCTAACATTTACTACTGCATGGAGTTTGCAGTCCATGATTACCAGCACAAGAACACTGATGTGGAGCAG ATTGTGGAAGTTATCTCAAGGCAGATGAGCCACATGGTGTCCCAGTTGTACACTGTGGAGGTGTCCTACTTCGATTTTCTCAATCGGGTCAGGATGGAAGAGATGAGCCTAAGGAGCATCGGGCTGTGGGAGGTACACCACCCATGGCTCAACATGTTTGTGCCAAAGGCGGGGATCAACGACTTCAGGGACCTGCTCATGGACAACGTTTCACCAGATAGCTTTGAGGGCCTGATCCTCATCTACCCACTCCTCAGAGACAA GTGGGACACCAACACATCGGTCGTGCTGCCAGATTCCGGATCCACGGAGCGGGTGATGTACGTGGTGGGCATCCTCAGGTCCGCAAACCCTGAAGGTGGCTGCTCCCACCACTGCCTCCAagagctcctccgccgccaccgccgcatcgCCGACACGGCTGGAGTTCACCTCGGCGCCAAACAGTACTTGGCTCACCACCCGACTCCGTCGGGTTGGCACCAGCACTTTGGCTGGCGGTGGGAGCGGTTCGCGGAGCGCAAGACCCGGTTCGACCCGCTACGCATCCTGGGGCCGGGCCAAGGCATATTCCCCAGGAGAGACGACAGTGCCGCGTATGGGAGCTAG